One Gemmatimonadota bacterium DNA segment encodes these proteins:
- the rlmN gene encoding 23S rRNA (adenine(2503)-C(2))-methyltransferase RlmN: MTRGKVKNQANRKTEGGKTGVGKPEGRKPELRGLTLPEISRIVAEMNEPAYRAGQIASWVYKKAAGSFEEMTNLSKSLRTELADRACLNPMTPIRRSKSRHGPTTKYLFELQDGQKVETVLIGGSRRNTLCISTQVGCAIGCRFCASGLEGLVRNMTSAEIVDQVVQVKKQVMLAGDARPINNIVVMGMGEPLANYRPVLRAVRIINADWGLGIGARKITLSTSGLVPKIYQLAEEKIQFELSVSLHAADDRTRTSIVPINRRYPLKQLMRACRHYTGTTDRIITYEYVLLKGVNDRFQDAENLVKLLKKDKCKLNLIPYNPVQGLPYETPDEHRRTAFANALRAGGLQLTIRRERGRDIDAACGQLRLAESRRSG, encoded by the coding sequence ATGACACGGGGAAAAGTCAAAAACCAGGCCAATCGGAAGACGGAAGGCGGGAAGACCGGAGTCGGGAAGCCCGAAGGCAGGAAACCCGAACTGAGAGGCCTTACCCTGCCCGAGATCTCCCGGATCGTCGCCGAGATGAACGAACCGGCGTACCGGGCGGGGCAAATCGCCTCGTGGGTGTACAAGAAGGCCGCGGGTTCCTTCGAAGAGATGACCAACCTGTCCAAGTCGTTGCGGACCGAACTGGCCGACCGTGCGTGCCTGAACCCCATGACCCCCATCCGGAGGTCGAAGTCCCGTCACGGACCGACCACGAAATACCTGTTCGAACTCCAGGACGGCCAGAAGGTGGAAACGGTGCTGATCGGCGGGTCGCGGCGCAATACGCTCTGCATCTCCACGCAGGTGGGATGCGCCATCGGCTGCCGGTTCTGCGCGAGTGGGCTCGAGGGTCTCGTGCGAAACATGACGTCGGCCGAAATCGTCGACCAGGTCGTGCAGGTAAAGAAGCAGGTCATGCTGGCCGGCGATGCCCGTCCCATCAACAACATCGTCGTCATGGGCATGGGGGAACCGCTGGCGAATTACCGACCGGTGCTCAGGGCCGTACGAATCATCAACGCCGACTGGGGGCTTGGTATCGGCGCCCGCAAAATCACACTGTCCACAAGCGGACTGGTACCGAAGATCTACCAACTGGCCGAAGAGAAGATCCAGTTCGAGCTGTCCGTTTCACTCCATGCCGCCGACGACCGGACGCGGACCTCGATCGTCCCGATCAACCGGCGTTATCCGCTCAAGCAGCTCATGAGGGCCTGCCGCCATTACACCGGGACCACCGACCGCATCATTACCTACGAATACGTCCTGCTCAAGGGCGTAAACGACCGGTTCCAGGACGCGGAGAACCTCGTAAAGCTGTTGAAAAAGGACAAGTGCAAGCTTAACCTCATTCCCTATAACCCGGTACAGGGCCTGCCCTACGAGACGCCCGACGAACACCGGCGTACGGCCTTCGCGAATGCGTTGCGGGCGGGTGGACTGCAGTTGACCATTCGCCGGGAGCGCGGACGGGACATCGACGCGGCCTGTGGACAACTGCGCCTCGCCGAATCCCGCAGATCCGGTTGA
- a CDS encoding glycosyltransferase family 9 protein translates to MDHASSPRILVVRPDRIGDVVLSLPVLDALRHRWPKAYLAMLARPYTRDVLERNPCLDAIFEDDPESFHRGPWGFIGQVRRLRAQAFDTALVLMPTMRHVWMIYLAGIPRRISVGRKVYHTLTRTRSLSRHRYIPLRHESDFCLDLARIIDAREPGNRPLIELKEEERRRARAVLARTQGQPVIGIHPGNGRNAPNWTVERYARLARTLQDRHGAKIVVTGSAEEGHLAEAIVSPLEGPALSLAGRLTLGELIAVIGELDLLVSSSTGPMHLAGALGVPTVSAFCPLPARSPERWRPLGGLDRNLLPPEGQCPTCDRGPFCDLSGITVDMVGKAVGEQLAQCAKQ, encoded by the coding sequence ATGGATCATGCATCGTCACCCCGGATCCTCGTGGTGCGGCCCGACCGGATCGGAGACGTGGTGCTCTCCCTGCCGGTGCTGGACGCCCTTCGGCATCGCTGGCCAAAGGCCTACCTGGCCATGCTGGCGCGTCCCTACACCCGCGACGTACTCGAGCGAAATCCCTGCCTGGACGCCATATTCGAAGACGACCCGGAGTCTTTTCACCGTGGTCCGTGGGGTTTCATCGGGCAGGTGCGGCGACTGCGCGCCCAGGCTTTCGACACCGCCCTGGTACTCATGCCGACCATGCGTCATGTGTGGATGATATACCTGGCGGGCATCCCCCGGCGCATCAGCGTGGGGCGGAAGGTCTACCACACGCTCACCCGCACACGGTCCCTCAGCCGCCACCGCTATATCCCGCTCCGCCACGAATCGGATTTCTGCCTGGACCTGGCCCGGATCATCGATGCCCGGGAACCCGGGAACCGGCCGCTGATCGAACTGAAGGAGGAGGAGCGTCGGAGGGCCCGTGCGGTCCTGGCCCGGACGCAGGGACAGCCGGTCATCGGCATCCATCCCGGCAACGGGCGCAACGCGCCGAACTGGACGGTCGAACGTTACGCGCGGCTTGCGAGGACCCTGCAGGATCGCCATGGCGCGAAGATCGTCGTGACCGGGAGCGCGGAGGAGGGGCATCTCGCCGAAGCGATCGTGTCCCCCCTGGAAGGACCGGCTCTTTCGCTGGCAGGGCGGCTTACACTGGGCGAGTTGATCGCGGTGATCGGCGAACTGGACCTCCTGGTGAGCAGCAGCACGGGGCCCATGCATCTGGCCGGAGCGCTGGGCGTTCCAACGGTGTCCGCCTTCTGTCCCCTGCCCGCCAGGTCGCCCGAACGGTGGCGTCCCCTGGGCGGCCTGGACCGCAACCTCCTGCCGCCTGAAGGACAATGCCCGACCTGCGACCGCGGACCCTTCTGCGACCTGTCCGGCATCACCGTGGACATGGTAGGGAAGGCGGTCGGGGAGCAACTGGCCCAATGTGCGAAACAATGA
- the waaF gene encoding lipopolysaccharide heptosyltransferase II, translating to MPDLRPRTLLRPVRHHRGHGREGGRGATGPMCETMTVSETPSRILVIRFSSMGDIVLTSPVTRELGRLFPDAETDFLARAEYVSLARALPGVVAVQRFDPGTGLLSLVTRLRERRYDLALDLHGNLRSRLVAMAGIAGRVLRYDKRRFVRMAIVRRRRRSRPVPHTIDRYLEVLDRLDAAAAPGLEGAHDAAEMRLPQLKVDGAAATMVEERLAGAGIGPDVRLLGVAPGASHGPKRWPPGRFARVADHMAKSRDMKVLLLGSEADRPVTGEVARAMERPAVDWTGTTDLAMLPAAVRRCALLVSNDSGPMHVATAVGTPVIGVFGATHPRLGFAPVGPADTAVTLDLPCSPCSLHGNRACRFRTHACMEELDPGRVIAEAERRVPV from the coding sequence ATGCCCGACCTGCGACCGCGGACCCTTCTGCGACCTGTCCGGCATCACCGTGGACATGGTAGGGAAGGCGGTCGGGGAGCAACTGGCCCAATGTGCGAAACAATGACCGTATCCGAAACGCCATCCCGCATCCTCGTCATCCGGTTCAGCTCGATGGGCGATATCGTGCTAACGTCGCCGGTCACCCGTGAGTTGGGCCGACTCTTTCCTGATGCTGAGACCGACTTCCTTGCGCGTGCAGAATACGTGTCACTGGCCCGCGCGCTCCCGGGGGTCGTCGCCGTGCAGCGCTTCGATCCAGGCACCGGTCTCCTGAGCCTCGTCACCCGCCTGCGCGAAAGACGCTACGACCTGGCGTTGGACCTCCATGGGAACCTGCGAAGCAGGCTCGTCGCCATGGCGGGCATCGCTGGACGGGTGCTTCGGTACGACAAACGCCGGTTCGTCCGGATGGCGATCGTCAGAAGGCGAAGACGGTCCAGGCCCGTCCCCCATACCATCGACCGGTATCTGGAAGTGCTCGACCGGCTCGACGCGGCCGCCGCGCCTGGCCTGGAAGGCGCACATGACGCGGCGGAGATGAGGCTGCCGCAACTGAAAGTCGATGGTGCCGCGGCGACCATGGTGGAGGAACGGCTGGCCGGTGCCGGCATCGGGCCGGATGTCCGGTTACTCGGCGTAGCGCCGGGCGCCTCCCATGGTCCTAAGCGCTGGCCGCCGGGGCGGTTCGCCCGGGTTGCGGACCACATGGCGAAATCCCGGGACATGAAGGTACTGCTGCTGGGTAGCGAGGCGGACCGGCCGGTCACCGGCGAGGTGGCCCGTGCCATGGAGCGTCCCGCCGTAGACTGGACCGGGACGACCGATCTCGCGATGCTGCCCGCGGCCGTGCGGCGGTGCGCACTCCTGGTCAGCAACGATTCCGGCCCCATGCACGTGGCCACGGCCGTGGGCACACCCGTGATCGGCGTATTCGGCGCCACCCATCCCCGACTGGGGTTCGCGCCGGTTGGACCGGCGGACACCGCCGTAACGCTCGACCTGCCGTGCAGCCCCTGCAGCCTGCACGGGAACCGGGCCTGCCGGTTCCGCACCCATGCGTGCATGGAGGAACTCGATCCCGGGCGCGTTATTGCCGAGGCGGAGCGCCGGGTACCGGTTTAG
- a CDS encoding adenine phosphoribosyltransferase, with product MDVLKQKIRNVPDFPIPGINFKDVTTLFKDPAAFRKAVDRFVDEYAERSIDLVAGIEARGFILAPVLAYHMGKGIVPLRKPGKLPAETRRIEFDLEYGTDALEMHLDAVRPGDRVLIVDDLLATGGTATAACQLVEEAGGVVAGVGFLIELSFLDGRKKLGKRPVFSLLEYGADE from the coding sequence TTGGACGTTCTGAAACAGAAGATCCGCAACGTGCCGGACTTTCCCATTCCCGGCATTAACTTCAAGGACGTGACCACGCTCTTCAAGGATCCCGCCGCCTTTCGCAAGGCCGTGGATCGTTTCGTCGATGAATACGCAGAGCGTTCCATCGATCTCGTGGCCGGTATCGAGGCCCGGGGGTTCATCCTGGCGCCGGTGCTCGCCTACCACATGGGAAAGGGCATCGTTCCCTTGCGCAAGCCCGGCAAGCTCCCGGCGGAGACGCGGCGGATCGAATTCGATCTGGAGTACGGCACGGACGCGCTGGAGATGCACCTGGATGCCGTGAGACCCGGAGACCGCGTACTCATCGTGGATGACCTGCTGGCCACGGGGGGGACCGCGACGGCAGCGTGTCAACTCGTCGAAGAAGCGGGCGGGGTCGTGGCCGGCGTAGGGTTTCTGATCGAACTATCCTTCCTGGACGGACGGAAAAAGCTGGGTAAGCGTCCCGTCTTCTCGCTCCTCGAATACGGCGCCGACGAGTAA
- a CDS encoding protein kinase, whose translation MQQGDAVLHYRIERTLGRGGMGEVYLAEDTRLKRRVALKVLPEDLARDPALLQRFRIEAEAAAKLNHPNIAQVYAIEEARTGGLGGPGGPGGLGGPDGVEPDGGGSDTVYFITMEYVSGRPLHERLSGTPLPLASFYDWFMPIVEALDHAHQRGVVHRDLKPANVMISDDGVPKVLDFGLARVVSGPSGETDGAGPTMSLTQAGTVLGTPAYMSPEQATGNHGDHRSDIFSLGVMMYETLTGVRPFTGDNYVSVISSTLKDDPEPVSAANNKVPPLLNRVVRRCMGKEPRSRYQSVLDVGHDLSDSRNEHEAGPAAGTAGDVSRPGSAVTLLRSPVVLGACAACLVAGALIVAALMGTLGVEPAAPVRKFQMGLDNLGRDNAAISPDGTMLAFTRDSRLWVRPLDQVEGREIAGTEDVDGVFWSPDSRYIGYMAGGTIWKVGADGGGQVQLCDVPDQGFAGVSWGSDGQILFSTTGLRTGGGLYTVSEHGGAPALLAQPDETKSERGLVTPLSLSEHNLRLFSVVQSSDDPDEIAELSEKYRGNADLSRAISVARITKSRIVVESPGKERHAVPLEGEFLTVAGYASGYLIYYRETARAEGDLWAAPFSPRLGELTGDAFPVVRNVHTVSLSTDGTLVYRTAFRPMQRLAVVNRSGLIERVIGNPREWIGDPVLSPDGTRIIVDTREGNLQGLWSYDLETGAGSQLTFDDWDFSKPTFTPDGESILFAVSHSPNTGRFRRDGLLMRMDLDAMEEMTPFSTDSLTGWEPIMSGDGSKLVFFKRQSIQYISTEGDAEPVVLVENQRRVFQGALSPDGRYLAYVSSLDGSPEVYVTRFPTGSGRWRVSVNEGWTPRWNPSGDELFYVEDNRMMSVPLLEGQGFRFGPPRVLFDGIQGGADYLRFSGFDVTGDGQKFILPTNAEEERPVLTIIENWPGEFGQ comes from the coding sequence ATGCAGCAGGGCGACGCCGTCCTCCATTACCGCATTGAACGCACGCTCGGACGAGGAGGCATGGGTGAGGTCTACCTGGCCGAGGATACCCGTCTGAAGCGGCGGGTTGCCCTGAAGGTGCTGCCGGAGGATCTGGCCCGCGACCCCGCGCTGCTCCAGCGTTTCCGGATCGAGGCGGAGGCGGCCGCCAAGCTGAACCACCCGAATATCGCCCAGGTGTACGCCATCGAGGAAGCGCGGACGGGCGGACTGGGCGGACCGGGCGGACCGGGCGGCCTGGGCGGTCCGGATGGTGTCGAACCCGACGGCGGCGGTTCCGACACCGTGTACTTCATCACCATGGAATACGTATCCGGACGGCCGCTCCACGAGCGCCTGTCCGGTACGCCCCTCCCACTGGCATCCTTCTACGACTGGTTCATGCCCATCGTGGAGGCCCTGGACCACGCCCACCAGCGGGGCGTCGTGCACCGGGACCTGAAGCCTGCGAACGTCATGATTTCCGACGACGGCGTCCCCAAGGTCCTGGACTTCGGCCTGGCCCGGGTCGTCTCCGGGCCTTCCGGCGAAACCGATGGCGCCGGGCCCACGATGAGTCTGACCCAGGCCGGCACGGTACTGGGCACGCCGGCGTACATGTCGCCCGAACAGGCGACCGGCAACCACGGCGATCACCGGAGCGATATTTTCAGCCTGGGCGTCATGATGTACGAAACGCTGACGGGCGTCCGGCCCTTCACGGGCGACAACTACGTGTCCGTCATCAGCAGTACCCTGAAGGATGACCCGGAACCGGTGAGCGCGGCGAACAATAAAGTGCCTCCCCTGCTGAACCGGGTTGTCCGGCGCTGCATGGGCAAGGAACCCAGGTCCCGCTACCAGTCCGTTCTCGACGTGGGCCATGACCTGTCCGACAGCCGGAACGAACACGAGGCGGGGCCGGCGGCCGGTACGGCCGGCGACGTATCGCGGCCGGGGTCGGCCGTCACCCTCCTGCGGAGTCCGGTCGTGCTCGGCGCCTGCGCCGCCTGCCTGGTCGCCGGGGCGTTGATCGTCGCGGCGCTGATGGGTACGCTTGGCGTAGAACCCGCCGCGCCTGTACGCAAGTTCCAGATGGGTCTGGACAACCTGGGCCGGGACAACGCGGCCATCTCGCCGGACGGGACGATGCTAGCCTTTACCCGGGACAGCCGGCTGTGGGTGCGGCCCCTGGACCAGGTCGAGGGTAGAGAGATTGCGGGTACGGAAGACGTGGACGGGGTATTCTGGTCTCCCGACAGCCGTTACATCGGTTACATGGCCGGCGGTACGATCTGGAAGGTCGGGGCGGACGGCGGGGGGCAGGTCCAGCTGTGTGACGTGCCGGACCAGGGATTCGCCGGCGTGTCCTGGGGCTCAGACGGACAGATACTCTTCAGCACAACCGGTCTGAGGACCGGGGGCGGGCTGTATACCGTATCCGAACACGGCGGGGCCCCGGCGCTGCTGGCGCAACCGGACGAAACGAAGTCCGAAAGAGGCCTGGTCACTCCCTTGAGTCTGTCTGAGCACAACCTCCGCCTCTTTTCGGTGGTTCAATCCTCGGATGATCCGGATGAAATCGCCGAACTGAGCGAAAAGTACCGGGGAAACGCGGACCTCAGCCGGGCGATCTCGGTGGCTCGAATCACAAAGTCCCGCATTGTTGTTGAATCGCCAGGAAAAGAACGCCACGCGGTGCCCCTGGAAGGTGAATTCCTTACCGTGGCGGGATACGCGTCCGGCTATTTGATCTACTACCGGGAAACCGCCCGTGCCGAAGGAGATCTCTGGGCCGCGCCTTTTTCACCCCGGCTCGGGGAACTGACGGGCGATGCGTTTCCCGTGGTTCGGAACGTCCACACCGTCAGTCTCTCGACCGATGGCACCTTGGTGTACCGTACCGCGTTCCGCCCCATGCAGCGGCTTGCCGTGGTGAACCGCAGCGGGCTGATCGAACGGGTCATCGGCAATCCCCGGGAATGGATCGGAGATCCGGTGCTGTCTCCCGACGGGACGCGGATCATCGTGGACACCAGGGAAGGAAACCTCCAGGGGCTTTGGTCCTATGACCTGGAAACAGGTGCCGGGAGCCAGCTGACCTTTGACGATTGGGACTTCAGTAAACCGACCTTTACGCCCGATGGCGAATCCATCCTTTTCGCGGTTTCTCACTCCCCGAATACGGGGCGTTTCAGGCGCGATGGCCTGCTCATGCGCATGGATCTTGATGCCATGGAAGAGATGACGCCGTTCTCCACCGATTCGCTTACCGGCTGGGAACCTATCATGTCGGGTGACGGAAGCAAACTGGTCTTTTTCAAACGGCAAAGCATACAGTATATATCCACGGAAGGTGATGCGGAGCCGGTAGTGCTCGTTGAGAACCAGCGGCGGGTGTTTCAGGGCGCGCTGTCACCGGACGGTCGATACCTGGCCTACGTATCGAGCCTGGACGGTTCTCCGGAGGTTTATGTAACCCGATTTCCCACGGGGTCGGGCCGCTGGCGAGTGTCCGTAAACGAAGGCTGGACGCCCCGCTGGAATCCCTCCGGGGATGAACTGTTCTACGTGGAAGACAATCGGATGATGTCCGTTCCCCTCCTGGAGGGTCAGGGTTTCCGGTTCGGACCGCCGCGGGTCCTCTTCGATGGTATCCAGGGCGGTGCCGACTACCTGCGTTTTTCCGGTTTTGACGTGACCGGGGATGGGCAGAAGTTCATCCTGCCGACCAACGCGGAAGAAGAACGGCCTGTGTTGACCATTATAGAGAACTGGCCGGGAGAATTCGGCCAGTAG
- a CDS encoding Gfo/Idh/MocA family oxidoreductase, protein MNQLNVGIVGLGWVAGAHIDAFKAVNGADVSAVCSRRTHDDAALSDQFGTPLKSCVEYDDLLSDPDIHVVDICTPHPFHADQAVAAAEAGKHLIIEKPIALTPGDAARIQSAVDRAGVSVCVCFECRYSAHFTLIRSVIDQGLLGDLHYAEVDYYHGIGPWYGQYDWNVKKAMGGTSLLTAGCHALDALLFFMDGSVEEVTSYNTKSSSAHFAPYEYDTTSVSILRFEGGSRIGKVTSCIDCLQPYYFHVHLVGSEGSLLDNRFYSEKIRGMDRSRWSTLETSLIDSGDVQDHPYEPQFQAFADSIRSGGPMPLTDMAAAYESHRVVFAADRSAAEGRPVRLDELD, encoded by the coding sequence GTGAATCAACTGAACGTAGGCATCGTCGGCCTCGGCTGGGTGGCCGGGGCGCATATCGACGCGTTCAAGGCCGTGAACGGTGCGGACGTCAGCGCCGTCTGCTCCCGCAGGACCCATGACGACGCGGCCCTTTCGGATCAGTTCGGCACGCCGCTGAAGTCCTGTGTCGAGTACGACGACCTGCTCTCCGACCCGGACATCCACGTGGTCGACATCTGCACGCCCCATCCTTTTCACGCCGACCAGGCCGTGGCCGCCGCGGAAGCCGGCAAGCATCTCATCATCGAGAAGCCCATTGCCCTTACGCCCGGGGACGCGGCGCGCATCCAGTCCGCCGTGGACCGGGCCGGCGTGTCGGTCTGCGTCTGCTTCGAATGCCGCTACAGCGCCCATTTCACCCTGATCCGGTCCGTCATCGACCAGGGGCTTCTCGGCGACCTGCACTACGCCGAAGTCGACTACTATCACGGCATCGGACCGTGGTACGGGCAGTACGACTGGAACGTGAAGAAGGCCATGGGCGGGACCAGCCTGCTGACGGCCGGCTGCCACGCCCTGGACGCGCTGCTGTTCTTCATGGACGGCAGTGTGGAAGAAGTCACCAGCTACAACACGAAGTCTTCGAGCGCCCACTTCGCGCCCTACGAGTACGACACGACCAGTGTCTCCATCCTGAGGTTCGAGGGTGGAAGCCGGATCGGCAAGGTGACTTCCTGCATCGACTGCCTGCAACCCTACTATTTCCACGTGCACCTGGTGGGCAGCGAGGGCAGCCTGCTGGACAACCGGTTCTACTCCGAGAAGATCCGGGGGATGGATCGGAGCCGGTGGAGCACCCTCGAGACCTCGCTGATCGATTCGGGCGATGTCCAGGATCATCCCTACGAGCCCCAGTTCCAGGCCTTCGCGGACAGCATCCGAAGCGGCGGCCCCATGCCCCTCACCGACATGGCCGCCGCCTACGAGTCCCACCGCGTCGTGTTCGCGGCCGACCGGTCCGCGGCGGAGGGCCGGCCCGTGCGCCTGGACGAGCTGGACTAG
- a CDS encoding cysteine hydrolase, whose translation MADQTDWRRFVLLLIDVQWDFWPAATAKAFPDFPSNVERLLECSRSSGLDIVHVRAEFEPDGTDWMAPYRVKGETPCVRGTSGAGVLPCAAERTGETVLRKQTFDAFQQPDLLTHLHHARKSFILVAGLETSVCVLLTAASAVQHGFLAAVVEDCCADDPFKHAAAITGYPFVFERTSLDTLETDHGRWMAVLDDLQSSGG comes from the coding sequence ATGGCTGACCAGACGGACTGGCGCCGGTTTGTGCTGTTGCTCATCGATGTCCAGTGGGATTTCTGGCCTGCGGCAACCGCGAAGGCTTTTCCGGATTTTCCGTCGAACGTCGAAAGACTGCTGGAATGCAGCCGATCGTCGGGTCTCGACATCGTTCATGTGCGGGCGGAGTTCGAACCGGACGGAACGGACTGGATGGCGCCTTACCGCGTAAAGGGTGAGACGCCCTGTGTCCGGGGAACGTCCGGCGCCGGCGTGTTGCCTTGCGCCGCCGAACGGACCGGAGAAACGGTCCTGCGCAAGCAGACCTTCGATGCCTTCCAGCAGCCGGACCTATTAACCCATTTACATCACGCGCGCAAATCCTTTATACTGGTTGCGGGACTGGAAACTTCCGTCTGCGTGCTGTTGACCGCGGCTTCCGCCGTGCAGCACGGGTTCCTTGCCGCAGTCGTCGAGGACTGCTGCGCCGACGATCCGTTCAAACACGCGGCGGCGATCACCGGCTATCCCTTCGTCTTTGAGCGGACCTCCCTCGACACGCTGGAAACCGACCACGGCCGGTGGATGGCCGTGCTGGACGACCTGCAAAGCTCCGGAGGCTGA
- a CDS encoding phytanoyl-CoA dioxygenase family protein, whose product MHFDPRKLFEDGFIVLRGVVPPDWLGPLRDSFERMVDRQREIWTRERKPGDPPGGAWETGHQPRLQFETLVDGDTANTMAFCLHENTMGVSRRIMNSEAAGNTGFMFMCNPVTDRGPAPWHRDIHPIDQAPLRGLQDDLLHNAPGYLQWNIPLYDDNVLWVVPKSHRRGNTAEENRCLAQDPHEPLPGGVQVELNAGDGVVYTNTILHWGSNYSARTRRTIHLGYRSYGGPIFPYVNRTFRDLGFIECLPSDLQTVFRDIRRRYDDETDRIESIFRAAIDGDEDAFQEGVAALHPGEAGRIICAVLLSKIVYKMRFATHPVRPHYGGDISHDEGLKPRFTVGELDALWRRFEPLDEEMQSDALQFVPGFQSDPMHYYFEEMPSGLSMGSFMAGWRNN is encoded by the coding sequence ATGCATTTCGATCCTCGGAAACTGTTCGAAGACGGTTTCATCGTGCTTCGTGGGGTGGTTCCCCCTGACTGGCTCGGTCCCCTGAGGGACAGCTTCGAGCGCATGGTGGACCGCCAGCGGGAAATCTGGACCAGGGAAAGGAAACCGGGCGATCCGCCCGGAGGAGCGTGGGAGACCGGTCACCAGCCCAGGTTGCAATTCGAAACCCTCGTGGACGGGGACACGGCCAATACGATGGCCTTCTGCCTCCACGAAAACACCATGGGCGTCAGCCGGCGCATCATGAATTCTGAAGCCGCGGGCAACACGGGATTCATGTTCATGTGCAATCCGGTGACCGACCGCGGACCGGCGCCGTGGCACCGGGACATACACCCCATCGACCAGGCGCCGTTGCGGGGTCTCCAGGACGACCTGCTGCACAATGCGCCCGGTTACCTCCAGTGGAACATCCCGCTCTACGACGACAACGTGCTCTGGGTCGTACCGAAGAGTCATCGCAGAGGGAACACGGCCGAAGAAAACCGCTGCCTGGCACAAGACCCCCACGAGCCGCTGCCCGGCGGCGTGCAGGTCGAGCTCAACGCGGGCGACGGTGTGGTCTATACCAACACGATCCTGCACTGGGGGAGCAACTACAGCGCCAGGACGCGACGCACAATCCATCTGGGCTACCGTTCCTACGGCGGACCCATCTTCCCCTACGTCAACCGGACTTTCCGCGACCTCGGCTTCATCGAATGCCTACCCTCCGACCTGCAGACTGTTTTCAGGGACATCAGGCGCAGGTATGACGATGAGACCGACCGGATCGAGTCTATCTTCCGCGCCGCCATCGACGGCGACGAAGACGCTTTCCAGGAAGGCGTCGCCGCGCTGCATCCCGGTGAAGCAGGCCGGATCATATGCGCCGTGCTCCTTTCCAAGATCGTGTACAAGATGAGGTTCGCCACCCATCCGGTCCGACCGCACTACGGCGGCGACATCTCGCACGACGAAGGCCTGAAACCACGGTTCACCGTCGGCGAGCTGGACGCGCTCTGGCGGCGCTTCGAACCGCTGGACGAAGAGATGCAGTCCGATGCGCTCCAGTTCGTGCCGGGATTCCAGTCGGATCCCATGCACTACTATTTCGAGGAAATGCCTTCCGGCCTGAGCATGGGGTCTTTCATGGCGGGATGGCGGAACAACTAA
- a CDS encoding mandelate racemase/muconate lactonizing enzyme family protein, translated as MKITHVGAVLLQPMPWVLVKVKTDEGLVGIGEAYHGAGVHQIATDPRLVDRALLGQDPRNVDKLFHDMMGSMSASGFYQGAVMSAISGIEMALWDITGQACGVPIWQLLGGKFRDRIRVYNDCHAGDEETPEAYAEKARSVEARGFDAIKFDIDPQPSRRDRYNRTISNHDVAYFVDVIAALREALDPNTDLLIDAHWNYAPVDILKVAYAIEDLDLMWLEDPVPPENVEAMAKVTQATRVPICTGENFYTRHGFRDLIEAQAADIISPDHAKAGGLLEGRKIADLADMYYIPISPHNICGPIGTMAVCHLCAAVPNFQVLEFHHLDDELWNVLTVERDLIRDGHIDLPVTPGLGVALDEEVARRAAREDLGFF; from the coding sequence ATGAAAATCACACACGTGGGGGCCGTGCTGCTCCAGCCCATGCCCTGGGTGCTGGTGAAGGTGAAGACCGACGAGGGGCTGGTCGGCATCGGCGAGGCCTATCACGGCGCCGGGGTCCACCAGATCGCCACCGATCCCAGGCTGGTCGACCGGGCGCTCCTCGGCCAGGACCCGCGGAACGTGGACAAGCTCTTTCACGACATGATGGGTTCCATGTCCGCCTCCGGATTCTACCAGGGCGCGGTCATGAGCGCCATCAGCGGGATCGAAATGGCCCTGTGGGACATCACGGGGCAGGCCTGCGGCGTGCCCATCTGGCAACTGCTCGGTGGCAAGTTCAGGGACCGCATCCGCGTATACAACGACTGTCACGCTGGAGACGAGGAAACGCCGGAAGCCTACGCGGAGAAGGCCAGGTCCGTGGAAGCCCGGGGCTTCGACGCCATCAAGTTCGACATCGATCCGCAGCCTTCCCGGCGGGACCGGTACAACCGGACCATAAGCAACCACGACGTGGCCTACTTCGTCGACGTCATCGCCGCCTTGCGGGAAGCCCTGGATCCCAACACCGACCTGCTCATCGACGCCCACTGGAACTATGCCCCGGTGGATATCCTCAAGGTGGCCTACGCCATCGAGGACCTCGACCTGATGTGGCTGGAGGACCCCGTGCCGCCGGAGAACGTCGAGGCCATGGCGAAGGTCACCCAGGCCACGCGCGTCCCCATCTGCACCGGGGAGAACTTCTATACGCGCCACGGCTTCCGGGACCTCATCGAGGCGCAGGCGGCGGACATCATCTCGCCCGATCACGCCAAGGCGGGCGGGTTGCTGGAGGGCCGGAAGATCGCCGACCTGGCGGACATGTACTACATCCCCATCTCGCCGCACAACATCTGCGGCCCCATCGGGACGATGGCCGTGTGCCACCTGTGCGCGGCGGTGCCCAATTTCCAGGTGCTGGAGTTCCACCACCTGGACGACGAGTTGTGGAATGTACTTACGGTGGAACGGGACCTGATCCGGGACGGGCATATCGACCTGCCCGTGACGCCGGGCCTGGGTGTTGCGCTGGACGAGGAAGTGGCCCGGCGCGCGGCCCGGGAGGACCTCGGTTTCTTCTGA